In Sandaracinaceae bacterium, a single window of DNA contains:
- a CDS encoding neutral/alkaline non-lysosomal ceramidase N-terminal domain-containing protein translates to MRFACLLTVLVFSACDGAPAPSDASLPEDAGQDAGPRMRTREVLPDPGPLRAGVAEARLPAPLGIGTMGYGAIDVEPSVTPFAERFPGTTRMHGELTFRAVAISRGDAHEVVFVRMDTVGVFQQLREAVLDTLEARLGRRLDDALILAGNHTHSGPGRMLMTSGALVALGDTFFPEFYDGVVEALADVIEAALDDLQPAELATAVVGTSDAHRDRRCANDMLPLLQESPDLPFIAVRREGRVDAIVASYAYHGTVLGLDDHTLSGDMGSVVEHRVEDRLDFPTRVLFFNSFGADMSPSSPAAAPDEVGADQPGGYDRMDRLGDVIADAILPSLADLEFGAEPDVRVRTYRVPISTADIGYGAGEFDYRHGGAFCGVGSEGNCTDLTPIEGLDGRCVPISRAERLPKQTMISVGAVGGLALVTGAGEWSTSLAAGVLERARELSGLDAMFIGYANDYVGYSLTEEDWFMGGYEASGALWGPRQGDYLAARTREALETFDETWNEPPWIEPARAAPFTDYTYEPYVPEAAQEPGRLLADVPASVPQTELVTFTVAGGDPWLGAPVATLERADGTPVTRANARPFDSRSYDIWADLRPEPSYAEVERADSRTFAWTFNMPARRRAGSSVSLAGDYRFRVSIPTAAGESMEVTTGTFTVE, encoded by the coding sequence ATGCGCTTCGCCTGCCTGCTGACGGTCCTGGTCTTCTCCGCGTGTGATGGCGCGCCCGCGCCGAGCGACGCGAGCCTACCCGAAGACGCGGGGCAGGACGCGGGCCCGCGCATGCGCACGCGTGAGGTGCTGCCCGACCCGGGGCCGCTGCGCGCGGGCGTCGCGGAGGCGCGGCTCCCGGCGCCGCTCGGCATCGGCACGATGGGGTACGGCGCCATCGACGTGGAGCCCTCGGTCACGCCCTTCGCGGAGCGCTTCCCCGGGACGACTCGCATGCACGGTGAGTTGACGTTTCGGGCCGTCGCGATCTCGCGCGGCGACGCGCACGAGGTCGTGTTCGTGCGCATGGACACCGTCGGCGTGTTCCAGCAGCTGCGGGAGGCGGTGCTCGACACGCTCGAGGCGCGCCTCGGTCGGCGCCTCGACGACGCGCTCATCCTCGCCGGCAACCACACCCACTCCGGGCCCGGCCGCATGTTGATGACCTCGGGCGCGCTCGTCGCGCTCGGCGACACGTTCTTCCCCGAGTTCTACGATGGCGTGGTCGAGGCGCTGGCCGACGTGATCGAGGCGGCGCTCGATGATCTACAGCCCGCGGAGCTGGCCACGGCGGTGGTCGGGACGAGCGACGCGCATCGGGATCGCCGCTGCGCCAACGACATGCTGCCGCTGCTGCAGGAGAGCCCGGACCTCCCCTTCATCGCCGTCCGCCGTGAGGGGCGCGTCGACGCGATCGTCGCGAGCTACGCCTACCACGGCACGGTGCTCGGGCTCGACGACCACACGCTGTCCGGCGACATGGGCAGCGTGGTGGAGCACCGGGTCGAGGACCGGCTCGACTTCCCGACCCGGGTGCTCTTCTTCAACAGCTTCGGCGCCGACATGTCGCCCTCGAGCCCCGCCGCCGCGCCCGACGAGGTCGGCGCCGATCAGCCCGGCGGCTACGACCGCATGGACCGCCTCGGCGACGTGATCGCGGACGCGATCCTGCCGAGCCTCGCGGACCTGGAGTTCGGCGCCGAGCCGGACGTGCGGGTGCGGACCTACCGCGTGCCCATCTCGACCGCGGACATCGGCTACGGGGCAGGGGAGTTCGACTACCGACACGGCGGCGCCTTCTGCGGCGTGGGCTCGGAGGGCAACTGCACCGACCTGACGCCCATCGAGGGGCTCGACGGACGCTGCGTGCCCATCTCTCGCGCGGAGCGCCTCCCCAAGCAGACGATGATCAGCGTCGGCGCGGTGGGCGGGCTCGCGCTCGTGACCGGCGCGGGGGAGTGGTCGACCTCGCTCGCGGCCGGCGTGCTCGAGCGCGCGCGGGAGCTGTCGGGCCTCGACGCGATGTTCATCGGCTACGCCAACGACTACGTCGGCTACTCGCTCACGGAGGAGGACTGGTTCATGGGCGGCTACGAGGCGTCCGGCGCGCTCTGGGGACCGCGTCAGGGCGACTACCTCGCCGCCAGGACGCGCGAGGCGCTCGAGACCTTCGACGAGACCTGGAACGAGCCGCCGTGGATCGAGCCCGCGCGCGCCGCGCCGTTCACCGACTACACCTACGAGCCATACGTGCCCGAGGCGGCGCAGGAGCCCGGGCGGCTGCTCGCCGACGTGCCCGCGTCCGTCCCCCAGACCGAGCTGGTGACCTTCACCGTCGCGGGCGGGGACCCGTGGCTCGGCGCGCCGGTGGCCACGCTCGAGCGCGCGGACGGGACGCCGGTGACCCGCGCCAACGCGCGGCCCTTCGACTCGCGCAGCTACGACATCTGGGCCGACCTTCGACCCGAGCCGTCCTACGCCGAGGTGGAACGAGCCGACTCGCGCACCTTCGCCTGGACCTTCAACATGCCCGCGCGTCGCCGGGCCGGCTCGAGCGTCTCCCTCGCGGGCGACTACCGCTTTCGCGTCTCCATCCCGACCGCCGCGGGCGAGTCGATGGAGGTCACGACGGGGACCTTCACCGTCGAGTGA
- a CDS encoding pitrilysin family protein yields MTHRLLLAGLAPCLALFPAAAAAQAVVEEVEEGGIFVPELLESEEEAPELEEAETAPRRPLVITLPEPRELDGPIAPAPIQFTLENGLRVMLQPIPGRRFSAVAMTYHVGSVDQPSGWTGLAHLTEHLMFAGTDVLNEVEVFMRLEAAGAVERNAETSPDRTLYYEVLPSAQLEWAFWIESQRLARMLAGLTEARLDRQRQIVLHEGFERGIYGWRGMLAQSLFVGVFPEGHPYAQPVIERESDVRAVRLRHVQSFFQRHYAPDNATLSVVGGFDPEVIRASIERHFGPIRRSAPAPEPRRPAPVQPLDHERRIVIEVQHDRDQVYVAWPTPALYAPGDAELDVLSTLMGRRRTSPVRAALVESGLALEAAVQQRSYRDASLFTVQAVPAPGHTPDELVRAIDSALAQVHEAPFDEEAVREARDYWARRERLRVEDLASRAIHLGTATADHVPTLENERQRYLAVDADAVRRTVERWLPRDRRLVLVANANPAGAPDGRVRSDRRIAR; encoded by the coding sequence GTGACGCACCGTCTGCTGCTCGCCGGACTCGCCCCGTGCCTCGCCTTGTTCCCGGCCGCCGCGGCTGCGCAAGCGGTGGTCGAGGAGGTCGAAGAGGGCGGCATCTTCGTCCCCGAGCTCCTGGAGTCGGAAGAGGAGGCGCCCGAGCTCGAGGAGGCGGAGACGGCCCCGAGGCGGCCGCTGGTCATCACCCTGCCCGAGCCGCGCGAGCTCGACGGTCCCATCGCGCCCGCGCCCATCCAGTTCACCCTCGAGAACGGGCTGCGCGTCATGCTGCAGCCCATCCCCGGGCGCCGCTTCAGCGCGGTGGCGATGACCTACCACGTGGGCTCGGTCGACCAGCCGAGCGGCTGGACGGGTCTCGCGCACCTCACCGAGCACCTCATGTTCGCGGGGACCGACGTGCTGAACGAGGTCGAGGTCTTCATGCGCCTCGAGGCGGCGGGCGCGGTCGAGCGCAACGCGGAGACGAGCCCGGACCGCACCCTCTACTACGAGGTGCTCCCGAGCGCGCAGCTCGAGTGGGCGTTCTGGATCGAGTCGCAGCGCCTCGCGCGCATGCTCGCGGGCCTGACGGAGGCGAGGCTCGACCGGCAGCGTCAGATCGTGCTCCACGAGGGCTTCGAGCGCGGGATCTACGGCTGGCGCGGCATGCTGGCGCAGAGCCTCTTCGTCGGCGTGTTCCCCGAGGGCCACCCCTACGCCCAGCCGGTCATCGAGCGCGAGTCCGACGTGCGGGCGGTGCGGCTGCGGCACGTGCAGAGCTTCTTCCAGCGGCACTACGCGCCCGACAACGCCACGCTGAGCGTGGTCGGCGGCTTCGACCCCGAGGTGATCCGCGCGTCGATCGAGCGGCACTTCGGGCCCATCCGACGCAGCGCCCCCGCCCCCGAGCCGCGCCGACCCGCGCCCGTGCAGCCGCTCGACCACGAGCGCCGGATCGTGATCGAGGTGCAGCACGACCGCGACCAGGTCTACGTCGCGTGGCCGACCCCCGCGCTCTACGCGCCGGGCGACGCGGAGCTGGACGTGCTCTCCACCTTGATGGGGCGGCGCCGGACCTCCCCCGTGCGCGCGGCGCTGGTGGAGAGCGGGCTCGCGCTCGAGGCCGCGGTGCAGCAGCGGAGCTACCGCGACGCGTCCCTCTTCACCGTGCAGGCGGTGCCCGCCCCGGGTCACACCCCGGACGAGCTGGTCCGCGCGATCGACAGCGCGCTGGCCCAGGTACACGAGGCGCCCTTCGACGAGGAGGCGGTGCGCGAAGCGCGGGACTACTGGGCGCGCCGAGAGCGCCTGCGGGTGGAGGACCTCGCGAGCCGCGCCATCCACCTCGGCACCGCGACCGCGGACCACGTGCCGACGCTCGAGAACGAGCGGCAGCGTTACCTCGCGGTCGACGCGGACGCGGTGCGGCGCACGGTCGAGCGCTGGCTCCCGCGCGATCGGCGCCTGGTGCTGGTGGCGAACGCGAACCCGGCCGGGGCGCCGGACGGGCGCGTGCGCAGCGACCGGAGGATCGCGCGATGA
- a CDS encoding insulinase family protein: protein MKALAMKSAALIALGLALSACTLRASLPPPRHPLAATPLEALPDPPREPLEDRPFRMRLVRRELGNGFQTFISRGEQTGVVSVVFVTRATPLWDRRAPQDVTSSMAGLMLRATVGEDGEVVEDLLQSEGFSPDVSVLPGGVRVFDRVLMEDLGRYLVALERTLRHPAYREEDLRRALDARIELLEGHLGGVDGFIDDRMPQLLYAPDDPRGAAMQARLEVMRGLTTEALRARHAEMLSPAHGALIIAGDVEPLGILPVVGQLFSAWPASELQPELHGPRYPDAAPSRGIAVVEPLLRSYIKVIEQAPPLTDPDHAAFLVLEQMLGAMFASRLNLAFREDARVSYGFHAEYAASGTEGELALATSVDPGASRQVVEEVLRELRRVRGDEEGIQELELSLARTRARETLMASLDTSQGLALSIAQRVMAGLDPGSIGTTLRAIDRLSADDVEAAARRWIRPDRAPLVVVGRGDVVADVMASDQVQLQAFQPPPRRRR from the coding sequence ATGAAGGCTCTCGCGATGAAGAGCGCCGCGCTGATCGCCCTCGGGCTGGCGCTTTCCGCCTGCACGCTGCGCGCGTCGCTGCCGCCGCCGCGCCATCCGCTCGCCGCCACGCCGCTCGAGGCGCTTCCGGACCCCCCGAGAGAGCCGCTCGAGGACCGGCCCTTCCGCATGCGGCTCGTGCGGCGCGAGCTCGGCAACGGCTTCCAGACGTTCATCTCGCGCGGCGAGCAGACGGGCGTGGTGAGCGTGGTCTTCGTGACCCGCGCGACGCCGCTCTGGGACCGGCGCGCGCCCCAGGACGTCACGAGCTCGATGGCCGGCCTGATGCTGCGGGCCACGGTGGGCGAAGACGGAGAGGTCGTCGAAGACCTCCTGCAGTCGGAGGGCTTCAGCCCCGACGTGTCGGTCCTGCCCGGAGGGGTGCGCGTCTTCGATCGGGTCCTGATGGAGGACCTCGGCCGCTACCTCGTGGCGCTCGAGCGCACGCTCCGACACCCGGCCTACCGGGAGGAGGATCTTCGCCGCGCCCTCGACGCGCGGATCGAGCTGCTCGAGGGACACCTCGGCGGCGTCGACGGCTTCATCGACGACCGCATGCCCCAGCTGCTCTACGCCCCCGACGACCCGCGCGGCGCGGCGATGCAGGCCCGCCTCGAGGTGATGCGCGGCCTGACGACCGAGGCGCTGCGCGCGCGGCACGCCGAGATGCTCAGCCCCGCGCACGGCGCGCTGATCATCGCGGGCGACGTCGAGCCGCTCGGCATCCTCCCCGTCGTGGGGCAGCTCTTCAGCGCCTGGCCCGCGAGCGAGCTGCAGCCCGAGCTCCACGGCCCGCGCTACCCGGACGCGGCGCCCTCGCGGGGGATCGCGGTGGTGGAGCCTCTGTTGCGATCGTACATCAAGGTCATCGAGCAGGCGCCGCCCCTGACCGATCCCGATCACGCCGCCTTCCTCGTGCTGGAGCAGATGCTGGGCGCGATGTTCGCGTCGCGGCTGAACCTCGCCTTCCGCGAGGACGCGCGGGTCAGCTACGGCTTCCACGCCGAGTACGCGGCGAGCGGGACCGAGGGGGAGCTCGCGCTGGCCACCTCGGTGGATCCGGGCGCGTCTCGCCAGGTGGTCGAGGAGGTCCTGCGGGAGCTCCGCCGCGTGCGCGGCGATGAAGAGGGCATCCAGGAGCTCGAGCTGAGCCTCGCCCGCACGCGCGCCCGCGAGACCCTCATGGCGTCCCTCGACACCTCGCAGGGCCTGGCGCTGTCGATCGCCCAGCGGGTGATGGCCGGGCTCGACCCGGGCTCGATCGGCACGACGCTGCGCGCCATCGATCGGCTGAGCGCGGACGACGTCGAGGCGGCGGCCCGCCGCTGGATCCGCCCGGACCGCGCGCCGCTCGTGGTGGTCGGCCGAGGCGACGTCGTCGCCGACGTGATGGCCTCCGACCAGGTGCAGCTGCAGGCCTTCCAGCCTCCTCCGCGCCGTCGTCGCTAG
- a CDS encoding helix-turn-helix transcriptional regulator — MVPLDETPSRPAGWWVASLAAVTLLIAVDVVEDWSEGSDPLHLALELAAMVTLVAVGFAMLRRRERRIGSLTRDLSRSREEAERWRGEAEQALRGLGEAIDLQFDRWELTPAEREVGLLLLKGLSLKEVARARSTSERTARVQAGAVYRKGGLSGRSELSAFFLEDLLLPSRER; from the coding sequence ATGGTCCCCCTCGACGAGACGCCGTCCCGACCGGCTGGGTGGTGGGTCGCCTCGCTCGCGGCCGTGACGCTGCTCATCGCCGTGGATGTGGTCGAAGACTGGAGCGAAGGATCCGACCCGCTGCACCTCGCGCTCGAGCTGGCCGCCATGGTCACCCTGGTCGCGGTCGGGTTCGCCATGCTGCGGCGCCGGGAGCGACGGATCGGCAGCCTGACGCGCGATCTCAGCCGCAGCCGCGAGGAGGCCGAGCGATGGCGCGGCGAGGCCGAGCAGGCGCTGCGCGGGCTCGGCGAGGCGATCGATCTCCAGTTCGATCGCTGGGAGCTGACGCCCGCCGAGCGCGAGGTCGGTTTGCTCTTGCTGAAGGGGCTGAGCCTCAAGGAGGTGGCCAGAGCGCGGTCCACGAGCGAGCGCACCGCGCGCGTTCAAGCGGGCGCGGTCTATCGCAAGGGCGGGCTGTCCGGTCGCTCCGAGCTGTCGGCCTTCTTCCTCGAGGACCTGCTGCTGCCCTCCCGCGAGCGCTGA